AATAGTCGCACGAGTCTGGTGTCGTCACGCCCGTCGTTGCCGGAAGCATTCTTGACGGGATAGCGTTTGAACATCAACTTCTCAAGCCTACAGGGACTGGCTTGGTCGGTTTTGTCTAGGGTCCACTACTCACCCACCACCAACTGCGGAATGTGATCCGTAGTCTCATTTGTACCTAAAACCCCTAACTTACGCCTCCGCATTACTTATCTCCCTGCAGTACAACGGTTTTGAACAACTCTGCATTAACTTCACCAACGAGAAACTTCAGCAGTTCTTTAACCATCACATGTTCGTTCTGGAGCAAGAAGAGTACCAGCGCGAAGGCATCGAATGGACTTTCATTGACTTTGGCATGGATCTCCAACATTGCATTGACCTTATAGAAAAGGTAGTTGGCGTAAAACAACGATGAACGCTTGCTTACGCCACGGGGGTCCGCGAATAATGTCCGCCATTTTGATTATTGGCTCATTTGCACTTTAAATTTCATTTCACATGATATGAATGGACTATATTCGTGGACTCAGTCAATGCTACAATGCTGGTTGAGTTTTTTTGTGTGTCTTCTACTGTGTGTATTGTTTTCTCTGTCTCTAAACATTTAAGACACGCGAACACACAACAAATATgtagttttcaaatattattatcacgaTTGTTTTTTTCCATGTCGGCGCGATCCAGATGAACGGGTTTAATCAGCTCTGTGTTAACTTTACCAACGAAAAATTGCAACAGTACTTTAACCATTTCATGTTCGTCCTAGAACAAGAGGAATATGAAAGAGAAGGGATCCAATGGACCTTTATAGATTTTGGTATGGATCTCCAAGCGACAATTGATTTGATAGAGAAGGTATTAGTGTCAAAGTATATAGCTTGAGGGTATAGGCGCCAGCTTCAAGCTGCAAGCCTGCAAGTGCAATCTGCTGGCTGTTCCCCCGCCCACGGTATCTAGTAGGCAGAAATATGTCAGAGCTTGTACCACACACGCACAACACGCAAGCTACTGCATACTGTTGTAAAATACTTGCATTGAGCTACCGCGACCCCCCAGTACGTACTTGATACACCGCTCTCAGGATCGCACGCGACTCGCAAATTATACAgtagttaaatattaacaagCACAATTATTAACTGCTTCGGTACTATTTTGTCTGTTCGCAAAATTATCAAATCACGCCAATTTGGTAGATTTGAGCCTGCACACCACACACAATGCTATTATAACCGATGTTGTTCGTATGCATGACGCTTTATAAAAATTATGCGCTACACAAAAAGTATTAGACTGCTTTTAAAGATACATCTTGATAATCccatttatttgttgaaaaagaaaacaatagaattaatatttcagtcaagaaaaaaaaacatatttctaaattTTTATCTTTCACAAGTAATTTACAGACTCGCACATTTTGCAAAGCCGCTTGCTAAACACATCGCGCGCGACGACGACTTCGTGTTCTAACTTACTTGATACGTTTACAGCCCATGGGTATCCTCTCCATCCTTGAGGAAGAGTCTATGTTCCCGAAAGCCACCGATCAGACCTTCGTTGAGAAGTTGAACAACAACCACTTGGGCAAGTCTGCTCCTTACCTGAAGCCGAAGCCCCCCAAGCCCGGTTGCCAGGCCGCTCACTTCGCCATTGGCCATTATGCCGGTAACGTAAGTATCTCGAACATACATCGACTCTGCGAGTACAACAACTTCGTAACCGTCTCGGCTGAGCTAATGTCTTCGTTGTCTTGGAACAGGTCGGCTACAACATCACTGGATGGCTTGAGAAGAACAAGGACCCCCTCAACGACACTGTCGTTGACCAGTTCAAGAAGGGTCAGAACAAGCTGCTTGTTGAGATCTTTGCTGACCATCCTGGTCAGTCTGGTGACGCtggtggcggcggtggcggcaAGGGTACGTATCACTACACCTGACAACATCTACCAATGAAATAGAATTCAGAGATAATGATGATTACTTTAGATCTTATACAATATCCAGTGGAGACGACAGGTATCATGAGCTCCTTCTTATCTTCCGACACACATCAACACATGGGTTACACATGAAACATCAAACATCATCACTACTTCACAACGAGACTTAACTCCAGGTTTACTTACTTGAGACCTTGTTACATCTCATTATTTTACACACACATTCATACCTTACTAAGAACTTACACAGGATTGGATCCTAGTGATTAGTTCTATAGCATATAACCTATTCTGAcactttttaaatcaaaatataggCGCTGGTGGCAAGCGCGCTAAGGGTTCTGCCTTCCAGACCGTATCATCACTCTACAGGGTAAAACGGAAAATACAATCATCGCGATTAGCTTCTGTGAATCCTTCGTGGCTTTACTGTCTACGTCTGTCAATACGCTTAAGGCTGGCTCCCGATCTATGGAATTGAAttcaaaaattacaatttgatataGATCAGTATTCAAACATATACAAACATCCATGGCGATAGGGCCAGCCTGCACGCTTTCACTATAATCATGTCTGTCTATGTCTACAACACAGCTCATGTCGCAGCCAATCGTCCCGCAGGTGTTCTGTCCACGAGTATTGTATGTCTAAGTGGCGTCATTGTGATTGTCCTCGTACTAATAGTTGCTTGTTAATGTACATCAATAGGTGGCCGCGGTAAGAAGGGAGGTGGTTTCGCCACTGTATCTTCCGCTTACAAGGTATTTAAAGGATTGCGGATTTCAGATTTAGTGttcctattttttttctttgtttcatcAACTCCGATGCAGACGCGAATACTTGTAGATCTGCATTGGGTTTTTTTGATGTAGTAAGATACCTGGATTGACTGAAAGGTAATCTAGTAACTCATTTCACTTGTTCACGCATATGTTGTACTGTACTGAACAATGTATGCGTGGTTCATTTAATGCACCCCTCATTGtagtaaaatgtaatttctCATTAATGTCTGACACACAGTAAGTACAGAGTGAACTTACTAAAATgtatcagaatatttttttagctgCAAAGTAGTTACTTAAAAAACATTACGATGCTACGTTTGCCGCaaactaataattttgttggtttttttATGTTCTAACTTATTTGTGTGAATTTATGTTCTCCACTACCACATCAATATATACTTCTGTATGAGCATTTCATTCGTGTGCCGCTTTTATATGTTTCCAAGATAACTTCTGAGTACAGCACAGAAATTATCTTCctatataataagaaaaatctatGTTGAAATGAGCTTTTCTTTATGTGAAAATCTCGATAGGAAAATGTTGATTTCTAATAAGTAGTATGTCCACAGGAACAACTTAACAACCTGATGACCACCCTGAGGTCCACCCAGCCTCACTTCGTCCGTTGTATCATTCCCAACGAATTGAAGCAGGCCGGTGAGTACTTAGCAAAATTTACAAGTCTTGATAactttaactccaaaaaaatattcttcatcaATGTTTTGCtcagtaaaatcagtaattACAGAGAATGTTCTACgttatgtatttgtatgataCGTGTGTTGAGCGGTATGTATAACTTTGTCGCGCAGGTATGATCGACTCTCACCTTGTAATGCACCAGCTGACCTGTAACGGTGTGTTGGAAGGCATCCGTATTTGCCGTAAAGGTTTCCCCAACAGGATGGTCTACCCCGACTTCAAGCTCCGGTAAGAATCCCACATAACAAATTCCAACCAAATCTATTTTAGTAGCGAGTGGCCTTACCACAAATATTTATGATCAACAGTCATCaaatactttagttattttattttcatacgagagattaaatttatattttcaacataattttGTAGGCGAGTCTAAACAAAATTCTTTGGACTCTGGTATATTCGACACGATTTTATTCTGGTACTGCAGCTGACTGACGGTTGACGTCATCAGACATTCGTGCAGCTATGAGTAACAacatctaaaattattttgatgactCTCCCACTCACTCACACCTTTAATTTTTGATCAAGGTGTGAGGTGATTTTAATTTAGCCACCCAGGTCACATGGATATCTGaataatgcattatttaatGAACAGTTACATGATTCTTGCGCCCGCCACCATGACTGCTGAAAAAGATCCTAAAGAGGCGGCTAGGAAGTGTTTGGAGGAAGTGGGTCTTGATCCCGAAAGCTATCGTATTGGCCACACAAAGGCAAGGCAGAAGTTGATACCATTCTTGAATGGTGACGCATGTCATAGTTGAAACGTATTTTTGGAAAAGTCTATAAAGaaatagatttgtttttattcctaCCGTACATGGTTTGCCTCCACACCATATTATACAGTTACATGTGTTCATACGTATTTTTCAGTATTGGTAGTTTGTCAATAATGGTTTGCACCTAGCCCTCACCTCAAGCTAGATGTTGTCATCTAGTTATTTGAACCCGTTTTATATCCCAGTATTTAGAGATTTCTGGAACTTTGAAACGTTTTcaggaattatttttgaacCCTTTACTCCTCCCATGACTCCCCCTAAGATACTAAGGACATTGTATCTTTGTAATGGTATGTAAGGATGTAATACAACAATCCCTCATTGTGTGTCCATAATTTTGATAATGTAGCTACAAGATCCTGGCCCCTCAAGCAGTGGAGAAGGAATCCGATCCTAAGAAAGTTGCCCAAGTCATCCTGGACGCTACCGGCTTGGACGTGGAGTCCTACCGTCTGGGTCACACCAAGGCATGTCTGATACCCTGAAAGTAGTTAGCTGTTTGAGCCCTGCGGTCCTAAACACCCGGTGGATCGTGTGGCTTCGATACGCTTTGTCGAATTCAGCACCTGATGAGACTGGTGTCATAATTCGTTACCTATACATTTTATGTGCTCACCTCGGAGTCCAATGTACTAAGACTCCTGTTTGTGTTCCTCTATCCTTCACCTATCATTTACATCTTACACAccttatcatattttatgtactcCTATAACGCAGATACAAAATTCTGTGCCCGAACCTCGTCAAAGAGCCAATTACACCTGAGAATGCTACCAAGAAAATTCTCGAACATACTGGATTGGATTCAGAGTCTTTCAGGCTCGGAAAGACGAAGGTAGAACTCAAGCATGCCACACACAACCTACACGATACTAAATTTCCTTTTCTACCTACATTTGCATGACGCTGAAACTAAAATAAtcctgtctgtctgttcttTATATCTGTTGTGTGCTATTTTACTGTGCTAGTGACTTCTTCAAAGATGTTTATGGAAAGGTGTTTTATACTAACCAAAAACTTTTTTTCCAAATTACTATTGAATTTAATTTCACtattaaaaaggttttaagCACCGTCAAAGCTTGATTTGTAAAATGTGTAATTTCAAAGAAGTCAATATGGATTGCTTAACGCCGGCACGTGTCGTGTCCCGCTGCTAACACTTAACATGTACGAGCAGGTGTTCTTCCGCGCTGGTGTCCTGGGTCAGATGGAAGAGTTGCGTGACGACAGGCTGTCCAAGATCGTCTCGTGGCTCCAGGCCTACATCCGTGGTTACCTGTCCCGTAAGGACTTCAAGAAGCTGCAGGAACAGAGGTAAGCATTCAAACTCAACGCCACTGACATAGTCTGTGCCCATATTTGGAATGGTATGACActtcacaattatttttatttgtgaaggTTGGCTCTCCAAGTTGTCCAGCGCAACTTGCGCAAGTACCTGCAACTCCGCACCTGGCCCTGGTGGAAGCTGTGGCAGAAGGTCAAGCCCCTCCTCAACGTCACCCGTGTCGAGGATGAGATTGctgtaagtattattatattaactttgatacatttagaaaaaaaaccgCAGCCATACTTTTGattttctaaattcaaaatCACACACATTCCAGTCTGTTGCTAATTTAGTAATgccatacaaataaattttcaatatgGGACTGGAACCCTGGAAGGCGACCTCTCTCTCGGTCGATGTTAACACGATTAAAGTGATCGTACACTCTGACCCAGTATATACGGATATAGGACGCGTGATTCAGTAACATAAATAGATCGACCGCGCCCACCTGTCGGTTACGCGACACCGCAGGTGCGGAGCCATTTCTGGAACGCGCCCCCTCCATGCGTTTTCTCCATGGCTCACAATGTGAGAGGTGCGTGGGCGATGTTCAACCCGCGCCCGCTGGAAAACTCCAGCGGCTCTCAGTAGCGGAGTggtcggcggcgcgcgcaccACCTACCCTACCTATACTTACGAACGAACCGAACACATTTGCATTCCTTTTATCATTTCATATTgatgtattaattaaacaaataattaaacactAAACAATGGCGGACGCGGTTCATGTAACGGAGTGGAACGGGGATAACGGTGCGAATGTGTTACAGCGTCTCGAGGAGAAGGCACAGAAGGCCCAGGAGGCTTTCGAGAAGGAAGAGAAGCTCCGCAAGGAACTCGAGAGTCTTAACGCCAAGCTGCTCGAGGAGAAGACCAACCTGCTTGCCTCCATCGAGGGCAAGGAGGGCAACCTCTCCGAGGTGCAGGAGCGCGCTGCCAAGCTCAACGCGCAGAAGGCCGACCTCGAGACCCAGCTCAGGGTAAGTACTTATATCTTGATTACTCTTATCGCTTATTAAATTTAGAAGATGTGATTAACAACTCGTGCATATTTTAGAATGTTAGTGAAACTGAAATAGCAAGAATTTAGGTCGTGAAGTTGACGCGATGAAAATCTTACAGCtaattaatctaattaaattaaatgatgcTTCCTGCGGCGCAGAGGCATCACTCATAGGATTACAAACCAAATATGTAGAGCCGTACAGTACATAGTTTATACAGTGTTGCAAATGAACTCACCGCTAGTTAGCTTGACGtgattctttaaataaacaccAGTTTTGTTTATAGGGGAAATAGTTGgaggtgtttaaaataaatgtacgtCTGCAGTCTGCAAGTTTTTATTGCGAAAAGTTGATAGCCCCATTCGATTAGGTGTCGATTGAAAAGAAACAGATGCTAACAATAACATGGATTTTAAATAACAACTGAATCACTCAACTCATTcgatacttttatttttgtaggacACCCAGGACCGCCTTACTCAGGAGGAGGATGCCCGCAACCAGCTCTTCCAGGCTAAGAAGAAGTTGGAACAGGAAGTCTCCGGACTGAAGAAGGATGTTGAGGACTTGGAACTGTCCGTCCAGAAGTCCGAGCAGGACAAGGCCACCAAGGACCACCAGATCCGCAACTTGAACGACGAGATCGCCCACCAAGACGAGCTCATCAACAAGTTGAACAAGGAGAAGAAGCTCCAGGGCGAGTCTACCCAGAAGACCGCTGAGGAGCTCCAGGCCGCCGAGGACAAGGTCAACCACCTCAACAAGGTCAAGCAGAAGTTGGAGCAGACTCTTGACGAGCTCGAGGACTCCCTTGAGCGCGAGAAGAAGCTGCGCGCCGACGTTGAGAAGAACAGGAGGAAGGTTGAGGGCGACCTCAAGCTGACCCAGGAGGCCGTCGCCGACCTCGAGCGCAACAAGAAGGAGCTCGAGCAGACCATCCAGCGCAAGGACAAGGAAATCTCGTCCCTCACCGCCAAGCTGGAGGACGAGCAGTCCCTGGTCAGCAAGCTCCAGAAGCAGATCAAGGAGCTGCAGGGCCGCATCGAGGAGCTCGAGGAGGAGGTCGAGTCCGAGCGCCAGGCTCGCGCTAAGGCTGAGAAGCAGCGCGCTGACCTCGCTCGTGAGCTCGAGGAGTTGGGCGAGCGTCTGGAGGAGGCTGGCGGTGCCACCTCTGCCCAGATCGAGCTCAACAAGAAGCGTGAGGCTGAGCTCAGCAAGCTCCGCCGCGACCTGGAGGAGGCCAACATCCAGCACGAGTCTACCCTCGCCAACCTGCGCAAGAAGCACAACGATGCCGTCTCTGAGATGGGTGAGCAGCTCGACCAGCTCAACAAGCTCAAGGCCAAGTGAGTATTACTTTACACTATCTTAAAAGCAATAagataaaattgatattatattaatgttattgcCGCCGGTGATTCATAAAATTCGGTCAACGGATACATCTGGGATATATAATCCGacttaaatatagatttattgaACTATGATGCAATATTCAGGGCTGAGCATGACCGCGCGTCTTGCTACTCCGAGCTTAACAACACTCGTGCGGCCGTTGACCAAGTAGCCAGAGAGAAGGTAACATGTCATCCATTGAGGCATGTTAGCCTGGGGTGACCCTTGCATGGACCTTTACTACGAACCACAACACACATGATTCTTTCTAGGATTCCTCACCGCTCTGGACGGTTGTTGACGgaatactaaaattgttttgtttaattcatttatccAGGGCTGAGAAAGAACGCTCTCAGTACTTTAGCGAAGTCAATGACCTTCGTGCCGGTCTCGACCACTTGTCCAACGAAAAGGTACAAAGGATGAAAAGATATTGTTGGCATACGCCAAGGGCTTCGCTTACCAgcttattaaatattgtaaagaaaatatagcAATAGCAAATAGAGACACAACACATCACACATAACATACCCATGAAATTGAAACTCATTATAATAACACTAATTATACATTTGAATAGGTGTAGCATGAAAGCTAAAACCGCATTTACCTAAgagtgatatttttataatcgagtgaaaaaataaattcaaaacaaaagcATGAAAAATATCATCTAATACTTGATTCATAACTGTTACAAGATTTGACGTTGTCCGTAAAGGAATTATACtaaccaaacaaaatatttaatttgaaaacatattaataatttgaataactACACACGGTAAGTATTTATGAGTgattcacaatatttatttgaaaaataatactaatagaACTCAAATTTTACATTACATAGTACACAAAGAAACAGTAAACACTGATTTTCAAAGGAtctaaatcatcatcatcacttcaTGGTACTAAATAGCGTTTTCAAAACAGGCTGCCCAAGAGAAGATCGTCAAGCAGCTGCAGCACCAGCTCAACGAGGTCCAGGGCAAGGCTGACGAAGCCAACAGGACCCTCAACGACCTGGATGCCGCCAAGAAGAAGCTGTCCATCGAGAACTCCGACCTGCTCCGCCAGTTGGAGGAGGCCGAGTCCCAGGTGTCTCAGCTGTCCAAGATCAAGGTGTCCCTCACCACTCAGTTGGAGGACACCAAGAGGCTCGCCGACGAGGAGGCCAGGGTATGTAttcattttaattcaataaataatggaACGTTTCCTTTACACAGTTTACAACAACTGTGACAATTGAGCAAATActaataaaaggttttattgaCAGGAACGCGCCACCCTTCTTGGCAAGTTCCGCAACTTGGAGCACGACCTCGACAACATCCGCGAGCAGGTCGAGGAGGAGGCCGAGGGCAAGGCTGATCTTCAGCGTCAACTGTCCAAGGCCAACGCCGAGGCTCAGCTCTGGCGCTCCAAGTACGAGTCCGAGGGCGTCGCCCGCTCCGAGGAACTCGAGGAGGCCAAGCGCAAGCTCCAGGCCCGCCTTGCCGAAGCCGAGGAGACCATTGAGTCCCTCAACCAGAAGGTTGTTGCCCTCGAGAAGACCAAGCAGCGCCTCGCCACCGAGGTCGAGGACCTGCAGCTCGAGGTCGACCGTGCCACCGCCATCGCCAACGCTGCCGAGAAGAAGCAGAAGGCCTTCGACAAGATCATCGGAGAATGGAAGCTCAAGGTCGACGACCTCGCCGCCGAGCTCGACGCCAGCCAGAAGGAATGCCGCAACTACTCCACTGAACTGTTCCGTCTCAAGGGTGCCTACGAAGAAGGCCAGGAGCAGCTCGAGGCTGTCCGCCGCGAGAACAAGAACCTCGCCGACGAAGTCAAGGACTTGCTTGACCAGATCGGTGAAGGTGGCCGCAACATCCACGAGATCGAGAAGGCCAGGAAGCGCCTTGAGGCCGAGAAGGACGAGCTCCAGGCCGCCCTCGAGGAGGCTGAGGCTGCCCTCGAACAGGAGGAGAACAAGG
This genomic stretch from Anticarsia gemmatalis isolate Benzon Research Colony breed Stoneville strain chromosome 13, ilAntGemm2 primary, whole genome shotgun sequence harbors:
- the Mhc gene encoding myosin heavy chain isoform X2 — its product is MPKPIVQEGEDPDPTPYLFVSLEQKRIDQSKPYDGKKACWVPDEKEGFLQGEIKATKGDLVTVNLPGGETKDFKKDLVAQVNPPKYEKCEDMSNLTYLNDASVLYNLKQRYYHKLIYTYSGLFCVAINPYKRFPVYTTRCAKLYRGKRRSEVPPHIFAISDGAYVNMLTNHENQSMLITGESGAGKTENTKKVIAYFATVGASQKKDPTQEKKGSLEDQVVQTNPVLEAFGNAKTVRNDNSSRFGKFIRIHFGPSGKLAGADIETYLLEKARVISQQTLERSYHIFYQMMSGSVPGLKDMCMLSNDIYDYYNIAQGKITIPNMDDGEELQLTDQAFDILGFTQEEKDNVYKITAAVMHMGGMKFKQRGREEQAEADGTEDGNKVATLLGVDVQDLYKNLLKPRIKVGNEFVTQGRNKDQVTNSVGALCKGMFDRLFKWLVKKCNETLDTKQKRQHFIGVLDIAGFEIFDYNGFEQLCINFTNEKLQQFFNHHMFVLEQEEYKKEGINWAFIDFGMDLLACIDLIEKPMGILSILEEESMFPKATDQTFVEKLNNNHLGKSAPYLKPKPPKPGCQAAHFAIGHYAGNVGYNITGWLEKNKDPLNDTVVDQFKKGQNKLLVEIFADHPGQSGDAGGGGGGKGAGGKRAKGSAFQTVSSLYREQLNNLMTTLRSTQPHFVRCIIPNELKQAGMIDSHLVMHQLTCNGVLEGIRICRKGFPNRMVYPDFKLRYMILAPATMTAEKDPKEAARKCLEEVGLDPESYRIGHTKVFFRAGVLGQMEELRDDRLSKIVSWLQAYIRGYLSRKDFKKLQEQRLALQVVQRNLRKYLQLRTWPWWKLWQKVKPLLNVTRVEDEIARLEEKAQKAQEAFEKEEKLRKELESLNAKLLEEKTNLLASIEGKEGNLSEVQERAAKLNAQKADLETQLRDTQDRLTQEEDARNQLFQAKKKLEQEVSGLKKDVEDLELSVQKSEQDKATKDHQIRNLNDEIAHQDELINKLNKEKKLQGESTQKTAEELQAAEDKVNHLNKVKQKLEQTLDELEDSLEREKKLRADVEKNRRKVEGDLKLTQEAVADLERNKKELEQTIQRKDKEISSLTAKLEDEQSLVSKLQKQIKELQGRIEELEEEVESERQARAKAEKQRADLARELEELGERLEEAGGATSAQIELNKKREAELSKLRRDLEEANIQHESTLANLRKKHNDAVSEMGEQLDQLNKLKAKAEKERSQYFSEVNDLRAGLDHLSNEKAAQEKIVKQLQHQLNEVQGKADEANRTLNDLDAAKKKLSIENSDLLRQLEEAESQVSQLSKIKVSLTTQLEDTKRLADEEARERATLLGKFRNLEHDLDNIREQVEEEAEGKADLQRQLSKANAEAQLWRSKYESEGVARSEELEEAKRKLQARLAEAEETIESLNQKVVALEKTKQRLATEVEDLQLEVDRATAIANAAEKKQKAFDKIIGEWKLKVDDLAAELDASQKECRNYSTELFRLKGAYEEGQEQLEAVRRENKNLADEVKDLLDQIGEGGRNIHEIEKARKRLEAEKDELQAALEEAEAALEQEENKVLRAQLELSQVRQEIDRRIQEKEEEFENTRKNHQRALDSMQASLEAEAKGKAEALRMKKKLEADINELEIALDHANKANAEAQKNIKRYQQQIKDLQTALEEEQRARDDAREQLGISERRANALQNELEESRTLLEQADRARRQAEQELGDAHEQLNELSAQSASLSAAKRKLESELQTLHSDLDELLNEAKNSEEKAKKAMVDAARLADELRAEQEHAQTQEKLRKALEQQIKELQVRLDEAEANALKGGKKAIQKLEQRVRELENELDGEQRRHADAQKNLRKSERRIKELTFQAEEDRKNHERMQDLVDKLQQKIKTYKRQIEEAEEIAALNLAKFRKAQQELEEAEERADLAEQAISKFRGKGRAGSAARGVSPAPQRSRPGLADGFGTFPPRFDLAPEDF
- the Mhc gene encoding myosin heavy chain isoform X39 gives rise to the protein MPKPIVQEGEDPDPTPYLFVSLEQKRIDQSKPYDGKKACWVPDEKEGFLQGEIKATKGDLVTVNLPGGETKDFKKDLVAQVNPPKYEKCEDMSNLTYLNDASVLYNLKQRYYHKLIYTYSGLFCVAINPYKRFPVYTTRCAKLYRGKRRSEVPPHIFAISDGAYVNMLTNHENQSMLITGESGAGKTENTKKVIAYFATVGASQKKDPTQEKKGSLEDQVVQTNPVLEAFGNAKTVRNDNSSRFGKFIRIHFGPSGKLAGADIETYLLEKARVISQQTLERSYHIFYQMMSGSVPGLKEMCLLSNDIYDYFIVSQGKTTIPNVDDGEECTLTDQAFDILGFTQEEKDNVYKITAAVMHMGGMKFKQRGREEQAEADGTEDGNKVATLLGVDVQDLYKNLLKPRIKVGNEFVTQGRNKDQVTNSVGALCKGMFDRLFKWLVKKCNETLDTKQKRQHFIGVLDIAGFEIFDYNGFEQLCINFTNEKLQQFFNHHMFVLEQEEYKKEGINWAFIDFGMDLLACIDLIEKPMGILSILEEESMFPKATDQTFVEKLNNNHLGKSAPYLKPKPPKPGCQAAHFAIGHYAGNVGYNITGWLEKNKDPLNDTVVDQFKKGQNKLLVEIFADHPGQSGDAGGGGGGKGAGGKRAKGSAFQTVSSLYREQLNNLMTTLRSTQPHFVRCIIPNELKQAGMIDSHLVMHQLTCNGVLEGIRICRKGFPNRMVYPDFKLRYKILAPQAVEKESDPKKVAQVILDATGLDVESYRLGHTKVFFRAGVLGQMEELRDDRLSKIVSWLQAYIRGYLSRKDFKKLQEQRLALQVVQRNLRKYLQLRTWPWWKLWQKVKPLLNVTRVEDEIARLEEKAQKAQEAFEKEEKLRKELESLNAKLLEEKTNLLASIEGKEGNLSEVQERAAKLNAQKADLETQLRDTQDRLTQEEDARNQLFQAKKKLEQEVSGLKKDVEDLELSVQKSEQDKATKDHQIRNLNDEIAHQDELINKLNKEKKLQGESTQKTAEELQAAEDKVNHLNKVKQKLEQTLDELEDSLEREKKLRADVEKNRRKVEGDLKLTQEAVADLERNKKELEQTIQRKDKEISSLTAKLEDEQSLVSKLQKQIKELQGRIEELEEEVESERQARAKAEKQRADLARELEELGERLEEAGGATSAQIELNKKREAELSKLRRDLEEANIQHESTLANLRKKHNDAVSEMGEQLDQLNKLKAKAEKERSQYFSEVNDLRAGLDHLSNEKAAQEKIVKQLQHQLNEVQGKADEANRTLNDLDAAKKKLSIENSDLLRQLEEAESQVSQLSKIKVSLTTQLEDTKRLADEEARERATLLGKFRNLEHDLDNIREQVEEEAEGKADLQRQLSKANAEAQLWRSKYESEGVARSEELEEAKRKLQARLAEAEETIESLNQKVVALEKTKQRLATEVEDLQLEVDRATAIANAAEKKQKAFDKIIGEWKLKVDDLAAELDASQKECRNYSTELFRLKGAYEEGQEQLEAVRRENKNLADEVKDLLDQIGEGGRNIHEIEKARKRLEAEKDELQAALEEAEAALEQEENKVLRAQLELSQVRQEIDRRIQEKEEEFENTRKNHQRALDSMQASLEAEAKGKAEALRMKKKLEADINELEIALDHANKANAEAQKNIKRYQQQIKDLQTALEEEQRARDDAREQLGISERRANALQNELEESRTLLEQADRARRQAEQELGDAHEQLNELSAQSASLSAAKRKLESELQTLHSDLDELLNEAKNSEEKAKKAMVDAARLADELRAEQEHAQTQEKLRKALEQQIKELQVRLDEAEANALKGGKKAIQKLEQRVRELENELDGEQRRHADAQKNLRKSERRIKELTFQAEEDRKNHERMQDLVDKLQQKIKTYKRQIEEAEEIAALNLAKFRKAQQELEEAEERADLAEQAISKFRGKGRAGSAARGVSPAPQRSRPGLADGFGTFPPRFDLAPEDF